A genomic stretch from Edaphobacter aggregans includes:
- a CDS encoding lipid-binding SYLF domain-containing protein: MKKFSVIVSGIALLASSMSAFAAGDKAKIAGRLQDAGTVISQIMSAPDKGIPGEILAGASCVVVIPSFKKGAFIVGAQYGQGAATCRTPRGWSAPVLVQLEGGSFGFQAGGQATDLVLIAMNDQGLQAMLKNKFKIGADAAASAGPVGRNAQAGTDWKLNAEFLTYSRSKGLFAGIDLDGTVLSQNQDDTRTLYGDNVPFETILKGQHPTPPEGEPFVRTVAKYFVRAKESH, from the coding sequence ATGAAGAAATTTTCTGTGATTGTGAGTGGGATCGCTCTTTTGGCGAGCTCTATGAGTGCGTTCGCGGCGGGCGATAAGGCGAAGATCGCGGGTCGGCTGCAGGATGCGGGCACGGTAATCAGCCAGATTATGTCTGCTCCGGACAAGGGAATTCCTGGTGAGATTTTGGCGGGAGCCTCGTGCGTCGTGGTGATTCCGAGCTTTAAGAAGGGTGCGTTTATAGTTGGTGCCCAGTATGGCCAAGGCGCCGCAACCTGCCGCACGCCGAGGGGTTGGAGCGCGCCGGTATTGGTGCAGTTGGAGGGCGGAAGCTTCGGATTTCAGGCTGGCGGTCAGGCGACGGACCTAGTTCTGATTGCGATGAATGATCAGGGGCTTCAGGCCATGCTGAAGAACAAGTTTAAGATCGGTGCGGATGCTGCGGCTTCGGCTGGGCCGGTTGGGCGTAATGCTCAGGCTGGTACGGATTGGAAGCTGAATGCTGAGTTTCTGACTTACTCGCGCAGCAAGGGTCTGTTTGCGGGTATCGATCTTGATGGGACTGTGTTGTCACAGAACCAGGATGATACGCGGACGTTGTATGGCGATAATGTTCCGTTTGAAACTATCTTGAAGGGGCAACATCCCACGCCGCCGGAGGGAGAACCGTTCGTGCGGACGGTGGCGAAGTACTTCGTCAGAGCGAAGGAAAGTCACTAA
- a CDS encoding response regulator transcription factor, which translates to MAMKETLPHDRLRMGLIATDPLRIMGLQAIFAEGLKADVIPLSVPGALDASGVSLILIDATCADHILELLATFRRSRPHLRLVVIGLENDHEYIQKIIGAGAKGYLTHGAKESEIRLAIEIVQDGSVWAPRKVLARLLEASSSGDGQGPVGEPRFTEREGQVLRLLVAGSPNREIASALGIDEATVKAHVGRLMRKVGVTNRIALTMQAVSRNLFTQQ; encoded by the coding sequence ATGGCCATGAAAGAGACACTGCCACACGACCGTCTGCGGATGGGGCTGATTGCTACGGACCCGCTGCGCATTATGGGATTGCAGGCGATCTTTGCTGAGGGATTGAAGGCGGATGTGATTCCGCTGTCGGTGCCGGGTGCGCTGGATGCGTCGGGGGTCTCACTGATCCTGATCGATGCGACGTGCGCGGATCATATCCTTGAGTTGCTGGCTACGTTTCGGCGGTCGCGTCCGCATCTGCGGCTCGTTGTAATCGGGTTGGAGAACGATCACGAGTACATCCAGAAGATCATTGGCGCGGGTGCGAAGGGCTATCTGACGCATGGGGCGAAGGAGAGCGAGATACGGCTGGCGATCGAGATTGTGCAGGATGGGTCGGTATGGGCTCCCAGGAAGGTGCTGGCGCGGTTGCTGGAGGCGTCCTCTAGTGGGGATGGGCAGGGGCCGGTTGGTGAGCCACGGTTTACTGAGCGGGAGGGGCAGGTGCTGCGGTTGCTGGTGGCGGGAAGTCCGAATCGGGAGATTGCCAGTGCACTGGGCATTGATGAAGCCACGGTGAAAGCGCATGTTGGAAGGTTGATGCGGAAGGTCGGGGTGACGAACCGTATCGCACTGACGATGCAAGCTGTGAGTCGAAATCTCTTTACGCAGCAATGA
- the dcd gene encoding dCTP deaminase: MAIKSDRWIRQQAIDHGMIAPFSEKQVKDGVISYGLSSYGYDLRVSDEFKIFTNVNSAIIDPKAFDERSFVSVQAPSVIVPPNSFALARSIEYFKIPRDVLTICVGKSTYARCGIIVNVTPFEPEWEGFVTLEISNTTPLPARIYANEGLCQILFFQSDEVCEVSYADRKGKYQNQQGIVLPKL, translated from the coding sequence GTGGCCATTAAAAGTGACCGTTGGATTCGGCAGCAGGCGATTGATCATGGAATGATCGCCCCGTTTAGTGAGAAACAGGTGAAAGACGGGGTGATTTCGTATGGACTGTCGTCTTATGGGTATGACCTGCGGGTTTCCGATGAATTCAAGATTTTTACGAACGTGAATAGTGCGATTATCGACCCAAAGGCGTTTGATGAGCGCTCGTTTGTTTCTGTGCAGGCGCCGAGCGTGATTGTGCCGCCGAACTCGTTTGCACTGGCACGGTCGATTGAGTATTTCAAGATTCCCAGGGATGTGCTGACGATCTGCGTGGGAAAATCGACGTATGCGCGGTGTGGCATCATCGTCAATGTGACGCCGTTCGAGCCGGAGTGGGAAGGGTTTGTGACGTTGGAGATCTCGAACACGACACCGTTGCCGGCGCGGATTTATGCGAACGAAGGGCTGTGCCAGATACTGTTCTTCCAGTCGGATGAGGTTTGTGAAGTTAGCTACGCAGACCGCAAAGGAAAGTATCAGAATCAGCAGGGAATCGTTCTGCCGAAGCTTTAG
- a CDS encoding HU family DNA-binding protein: protein MIKQDLIQRVVERTGLPRTKAEAAVDAIFESMKATLVAGDRIELRGFGVFTVKPRKTGIGRNPRTGAEVTIAPGKAVRFKPGKELHLLN, encoded by the coding sequence ATGATTAAGCAGGATTTGATACAAAGGGTGGTTGAGCGAACTGGCCTGCCAAGGACGAAAGCAGAGGCCGCCGTGGACGCAATCTTCGAGAGCATGAAAGCTACTCTCGTCGCTGGCGACCGCATCGAGCTCCGCGGCTTTGGCGTCTTCACCGTCAAGCCAAGGAAAACCGGCATCGGCCGCAATCCAAGAACAGGCGCCGAAGTCACGATCGCTCCTGGCAAAGCGGTCCGCTTCAAGCCCGGCAAAGAGCTGCATCTGCTCAACTAA
- the priA gene encoding primosomal protein N': MPLFCDVALPVPLDQMFTYAVNGVVPVVGARVLVPFSGQRLMGVVVRVHEDAPKDDFEIKPVQQVLDDAALLPDELMELARWIAAYYVAPLGEVLRGMLPLGAEVKRHVVYRIAEAGRRVLYEGAAKGSSRRSKLSVEEQNREYSVLNYLEDGEAAKISALRSATGANKSLLEGMVRKKWLTREALAEERDARRLERVAVLVRHETGGGEEDVANEVSGGGYQVSGMGKRLPRLNENQLAVMAELAAVGGRMRVLDLRGSLPGAPESTLGTLVKRGLVAIEEVAEDFHLGGVGAHGKKHAHEHALNEAQMEALGTIAAAMAKGGFAPHLMYGVTGSGKTTVYFAAMRRALDAGKSALLLVPEIGLTPAMTGQLVAAFGDEVALLHSQLTPDERAEQWHRIRRGEARVVVGTRSAVFAPVAKLGLIIVDEEHDGSYKQEETPRYHGRDVAVMRAKLNDAVVVLGSATPSLESWANAEKGRYARVEMRQRVADRPLPAVELVDMRNEFKETGQEQIFSRKLIEETQATLDRGEQVIILLNRRGYSFVVMCRSCGGKIECENCAISMTYHKPVSGSDAIAQPGQRLECHYCGFRRGVPKTCPKCESEHLYFLGAGSQQGEERLQELFPGARIGRMDRDTVRGRSDMERLLSRLHAGEINLLVGTQMIAKGHDIHGVTLVGVIGADFALGLPDFRAAERVFQLLTQVSGRAGRGDLPGKVLVQTYHPDHYAIQFAGQHDYPGFVAKELQYRRWMHYPPYAVLANVVIQSEKLEEATGWSSVLGRWFQQTRLEKVRVLGPAAAPIVRLKRIYRYHFVLKAERRQVLGEALRAMLRFADAQGIPRRNLVVDVDAVHLM; this comes from the coding sequence ATGCCTTTGTTTTGTGACGTTGCTTTGCCGGTGCCTCTGGATCAGATGTTTACCTATGCGGTGAATGGGGTGGTGCCGGTGGTGGGGGCTCGGGTGTTGGTGCCTTTTAGCGGGCAGCGGCTGATGGGTGTGGTGGTGCGGGTGCACGAGGATGCGCCTAAGGATGATTTTGAGATCAAGCCGGTGCAGCAAGTACTGGATGATGCGGCGCTGCTGCCGGATGAGTTGATGGAGTTGGCGCGGTGGATTGCGGCATACTATGTGGCTCCGTTGGGTGAGGTGTTGCGGGGGATGCTTCCGTTGGGGGCGGAGGTCAAGCGGCATGTGGTGTATCGAATTGCCGAGGCCGGGAGAAGGGTGCTGTATGAGGGGGCGGCTAAGGGGAGTTCGCGGCGGTCGAAGCTGAGTGTGGAGGAGCAGAATCGCGAGTATTCGGTGCTGAACTATTTGGAGGATGGGGAGGCGGCGAAGATTTCGGCGTTGCGGTCGGCCACGGGAGCGAATAAGAGTTTGCTGGAGGGGATGGTTCGGAAGAAGTGGCTGACGAGGGAGGCGTTGGCGGAGGAGCGGGATGCTCGAAGGCTGGAGCGGGTGGCCGTCTTGGTGAGGCATGAGACAGGGGGTGGAGAAGAGGATGTAGCGAATGAGGTATCGGGTGGCGGGTATCAGGTATCAGGTATGGGGAAGCGGCTGCCTCGGCTGAATGAGAATCAGCTGGCGGTGATGGCTGAGTTGGCGGCGGTGGGTGGGCGGATGCGGGTGCTGGATCTGCGGGGGAGTTTGCCTGGGGCCCCTGAGTCTACGCTGGGGACTCTGGTGAAGCGGGGGCTGGTGGCGATTGAGGAGGTCGCGGAGGATTTTCATCTGGGTGGGGTGGGGGCTCATGGGAAGAAGCATGCGCATGAACACGCGCTGAATGAGGCTCAGATGGAGGCTCTGGGGACGATTGCGGCGGCAATGGCGAAGGGTGGGTTTGCGCCGCATCTGATGTATGGGGTGACGGGGTCGGGAAAGACTACGGTTTATTTTGCGGCGATGCGGCGGGCTCTGGATGCAGGGAAGAGTGCGCTGTTGCTGGTTCCGGAGATTGGGCTGACTCCAGCGATGACGGGGCAGCTGGTGGCTGCGTTTGGGGATGAGGTGGCGTTGCTGCACTCGCAGTTGACGCCGGATGAGCGGGCTGAGCAGTGGCATAGGATTCGGCGGGGTGAGGCGAGGGTGGTGGTGGGGACGCGGTCGGCGGTGTTTGCTCCTGTGGCGAAGCTGGGGCTGATCATTGTCGATGAGGAGCATGACGGAAGTTATAAGCAGGAGGAGACTCCGCGGTATCACGGGCGCGATGTGGCGGTGATGCGGGCGAAGTTGAATGATGCCGTGGTGGTGCTGGGGTCGGCGACGCCTTCGCTAGAGAGCTGGGCGAATGCAGAGAAGGGCCGGTATGCGCGGGTGGAGATGCGACAGAGGGTGGCGGACCGTCCGTTGCCAGCGGTGGAACTGGTGGATATGCGCAATGAGTTCAAGGAGACGGGGCAGGAGCAGATTTTTTCGCGCAAGCTGATTGAAGAGACGCAGGCTACGCTGGATCGCGGCGAGCAGGTGATTATTCTGCTGAATCGGCGCGGGTATTCGTTTGTGGTGATGTGCAGAAGTTGCGGCGGGAAGATTGAGTGTGAGAACTGCGCGATCTCAATGACGTATCACAAGCCGGTGAGCGGGAGTGATGCGATTGCTCAGCCGGGGCAGCGGCTGGAGTGTCATTACTGCGGGTTTCGGCGTGGGGTGCCGAAGACTTGTCCGAAGTGTGAGAGCGAGCATCTTTATTTTTTGGGGGCGGGGTCGCAGCAAGGAGAGGAGCGGTTGCAGGAGCTGTTTCCCGGAGCGCGGATTGGGAGGATGGATCGCGATACGGTGCGAGGTCGCAGCGATATGGAACGGCTGCTGTCGCGGCTTCATGCGGGGGAGATCAATCTGCTAGTGGGAACGCAGATGATTGCGAAGGGTCACGATATTCATGGAGTGACGCTGGTGGGCGTGATCGGCGCGGACTTTGCGCTGGGGCTGCCGGATTTTCGCGCGGCGGAGAGAGTGTTTCAGCTGCTGACGCAGGTGTCAGGCCGGGCAGGGCGCGGGGATCTGCCGGGGAAGGTGTTGGTGCAGACATATCATCCGGATCATTATGCGATTCAGTTTGCGGGGCAGCATGATTATCCGGGGTTCGTGGCGAAGGAGCTTCAGTATCGGCGGTGGATGCACTATCCGCCTTATGCTGTGCTGGCGAATGTGGTGATCCAAAGCGAGAAGCTTGAGGAGGCTACTGGGTGGTCAAGTGTGCTGGGGCGGTGGTTTCAGCAGACGCGGTTGGAGAAGGTGCGGGTACTGGGGCCTGCGGCTGCGCCGATTGTGCGGCTGAAGCGAATTTACAGGTATCACTTTGTGCTGAAGGCTGAGCGAAGACAGGTGCTGGGGGAGGCTTTGCGCGCGATGCTTCGGTTTGCCGACGCGCAGGGAATTCCGCGACGGAACCTGGTGGTGGACGTGGATGCAGTTCACCTGATGTGA
- a CDS encoding DUF3147 family protein produces the protein MRIEANFSVLKDTKVHEHVVRFMLGGLVTMAVGLIAKRWGPVIGGLFMAFPAIFPAGATLIEEHEVRKKKEIGRDGRLRGREAAALDAFGAALGAMGLMAFALVLWGFLPAHSSWVSLGLAALAWMVVSGSLWVLRRS, from the coding sequence ATGAGGATCGAAGCTAATTTTTCAGTGCTTAAAGATACGAAGGTCCACGAGCATGTGGTGCGGTTCATGCTGGGGGGATTGGTGACTATGGCGGTGGGGCTGATCGCGAAACGATGGGGGCCGGTAATTGGAGGGCTGTTTATGGCATTTCCAGCGATCTTTCCGGCGGGAGCGACGTTGATCGAAGAGCATGAGGTGCGGAAGAAGAAAGAGATTGGACGCGACGGGAGACTGCGGGGTCGGGAGGCGGCGGCGCTCGATGCGTTTGGTGCGGCTTTGGGGGCGATGGGGCTGATGGCGTTTGCGCTGGTGTTGTGGGGATTTTTGCCGGCGCATAGCTCGTGGGTGTCGCTGGGGTTGGCGGCGTTGGCGTGGATGGTGGTGTCGGGATCGTTGTGGGTGTTGCGGAGGAGTTGA
- a CDS encoding inorganic diphosphatase, protein MAPKKKYGLADPSRLEPVLKKGLLQVIVETPKGSRNKFSFDPEQEIFALKKVLPAGMTFPYDFGFLPKTLADDGDPIDVLLLMDEPAFPGVLVPSRLIGVIEGEQVDGKKRIRNDRLVAIAEANHMYQNVRKLSDLPKQFLRELEDFFVNYHRLEGKKYELLGYKEIAVAERLIKKAKKAA, encoded by the coding sequence ATGGCGCCGAAGAAAAAGTATGGACTTGCAGATCCGTCACGGCTTGAGCCGGTGCTGAAGAAGGGCTTGTTGCAGGTGATTGTTGAGACGCCTAAGGGCAGCCGAAATAAATTTTCCTTTGATCCGGAGCAGGAGATATTTGCGCTGAAGAAGGTGTTACCAGCGGGGATGACGTTTCCGTATGACTTTGGATTTCTTCCGAAGACGCTGGCGGATGACGGCGATCCGATTGATGTGCTGCTGTTGATGGATGAGCCGGCATTTCCTGGAGTTCTGGTGCCTTCGCGGTTGATTGGCGTCATCGAAGGAGAGCAGGTGGATGGCAAGAAGCGGATTCGCAATGACCGCTTGGTCGCGATTGCAGAGGCTAACCATATGTATCAAAACGTGCGGAAGCTGAGTGATTTGCCCAAACAGTTTTTGCGCGAATTGGAGGATTTCTTCGTCAATTACCACCGGTTGGAGGGCAAGAAATACGAGCTGCTGGGGTACAAGGAGATTGCAGTAGCGGAGAGATTGATAAAGAAGGCGAAGAAGGCTGCTTAG
- a CDS encoding ribonuclease T2 family protein, producing MDNKAIPAIILLLLTLGCNAPQQTPSRPSSVVQQTQAKPDSLFPTTSQNFDYYLLNLSWSPEFCHSHPTAAECAQHPAFILHGLWPQNLNGTYPQNCSNAPGPRNPSQHSDIYPDPGLLKHEWRTHGTCSGLSPDAFFTLASTAFHSIVIPPELIQLTHQISMPPEQILALFTASNPNLSRENLVLSCGNNYLTAVEVCLDKNLHPTACGPIRSCRANTVRVPPPQ from the coding sequence ATGGACAACAAGGCGATTCCGGCAATCATCCTCCTGCTCCTTACTCTCGGCTGTAACGCGCCGCAACAAACTCCATCGCGTCCATCGAGTGTCGTCCAGCAAACGCAAGCCAAACCTGACTCCCTTTTCCCCACCACCTCCCAGAACTTCGACTACTACCTCCTCAACCTCTCCTGGTCGCCCGAGTTCTGCCACTCCCACCCCACAGCAGCCGAGTGCGCCCAGCACCCCGCCTTCATCCTCCACGGCCTATGGCCCCAGAACCTCAACGGCACCTACCCCCAGAACTGTTCCAACGCCCCCGGCCCTCGCAATCCCTCACAACACAGTGACATCTACCCCGACCCCGGACTTCTCAAGCACGAATGGCGGACCCATGGCACCTGCTCCGGCCTCTCCCCCGACGCCTTCTTCACCCTCGCAAGCACCGCCTTCCACAGCATCGTCATTCCGCCCGAGCTCATCCAGCTCACCCACCAGATCTCCATGCCACCCGAACAGATTCTCGCTCTCTTCACCGCCAGCAATCCGAATCTCTCCCGCGAAAACCTCGTCCTGAGCTGTGGCAACAACTACCTCACCGCCGTCGAAGTCTGTCTCGACAAAAACCTCCACCCCACCGCCTGCGGCCCCATCCGCTCCTGCCGAGCCAACACCGTTCGCGTCCCACCCCCACAATAG
- a CDS encoding uracil-DNA glycosylase produces MAGDVEQLRAYVEYFRDMGIYEFYRRGELVFVESSESSKPAGSTGDVVVEAVAEPRIAVVESTAVVEVSTPPVVSAETNYLETAIPKLVSFDDLAPLPESRVAAREKAGALVAVREEIGDCTRCPLAYAGRRSIVFGDGDPNARLMFVGEGPGADEDVQGLPFVGKAGQLLNNMIGAMGLKREEVYIANIVKCRPPQNRVPEPVEANTCSQFLLKQIDVVQPQVIVALGATAALYLLGVKRSLSSLRGQWHQCRGAKLAVTYHPAFLLRDPRQKGEAWKDLQMVMKEMGLKAPAKG; encoded by the coding sequence ATGGCTGGTGACGTGGAGCAGTTGCGGGCGTATGTCGAGTACTTCCGTGACATGGGTATCTATGAGTTTTATCGCCGGGGCGAACTGGTCTTTGTGGAATCTTCGGAATCCTCGAAGCCTGCCGGTTCGACTGGTGATGTTGTTGTGGAGGCGGTGGCAGAACCTCGGATTGCTGTAGTTGAGTCTACGGCGGTTGTAGAAGTCAGTACTCCGCCAGTTGTTTCTGCCGAGACAAATTATCTGGAGACGGCGATTCCGAAGCTTGTGAGTTTCGATGATCTTGCACCTCTGCCTGAGAGCCGTGTGGCTGCCCGGGAGAAGGCTGGTGCGCTTGTTGCTGTTCGAGAAGAGATCGGCGACTGTACGCGGTGTCCGCTGGCGTATGCGGGGCGGCGTTCGATTGTGTTTGGCGATGGCGATCCGAACGCCCGGTTGATGTTTGTGGGTGAGGGGCCGGGGGCCGATGAAGATGTCCAGGGGCTGCCGTTTGTAGGGAAGGCCGGGCAACTGCTGAACAACATGATTGGGGCGATGGGGCTGAAGCGTGAGGAAGTTTATATCGCCAATATTGTGAAATGCAGGCCTCCGCAGAATCGGGTCCCCGAGCCGGTGGAGGCGAATACCTGCTCGCAGTTCCTGCTCAAGCAGATTGATGTTGTGCAGCCGCAGGTAATTGTGGCACTGGGGGCTACGGCGGCTCTGTATCTGCTGGGGGTGAAACGGTCGCTCAGTTCGCTACGAGGGCAGTGGCATCAGTGTCGTGGGGCGAAGCTGGCGGTGACGTATCATCCGGCGTTTCTGTTGCGGGACCCCCGGCAGAAGGGTGAGGCGTGGAAAGATCTGCAGATGGTAATGAAGGAGATGGGGTTGAAGGCCCCAGCTAAGGGCTAG
- the rpoZ gene encoding DNA-directed RNA polymerase subunit omega — protein MTIENSMFNKYSLVKGAARRARQLQSGASPLIVAKSMKACRVAQDEIRQGHVKFVLPERPAEPTLDIPTVH, from the coding sequence ATGACGATCGAGAACTCGATGTTTAACAAATACAGCCTGGTAAAAGGCGCAGCACGACGGGCCCGGCAGTTGCAGTCTGGTGCTTCGCCGCTGATCGTTGCCAAGTCGATGAAGGCTTGCAGGGTGGCGCAGGACGAGATCAGGCAGGGGCATGTGAAGTTCGTTCTTCCCGAGCGGCCAGCAGAGCCGACGCTGGATATTCCTACGGTCCACTAG
- the gmk gene encoding guanylate kinase — translation MAGILFIISAPSGSGKSTLVSQLRTLVEGMEFSISYTTRARRGSEEDGREYHFTTRDEFERMVMKRDFLEWAEVFGNYYGTARSSLRIAKDHGKDLLLDIDVQGAVQVMKKMQEAVSIFIVPPSPEVLERRLRNRSEAENMTSEVVIQKRLAEARNELKQVWDYEYALVNDVLDEAVAEMRAIVLAERGVTDGVKALAASCRTDAASPKLLAALKTFER, via the coding sequence ATGGCAGGGATACTTTTTATTATTTCGGCGCCCTCGGGTTCGGGCAAATCGACGTTGGTGAGTCAGCTGCGGACGCTGGTGGAGGGGATGGAGTTTTCGATCTCATATACGACTCGGGCACGACGGGGATCGGAAGAGGATGGGCGGGAGTATCACTTTACGACCCGCGACGAGTTTGAACGGATGGTAATGAAGCGGGACTTCCTGGAGTGGGCAGAGGTCTTCGGGAACTACTATGGTACCGCTCGGTCGTCGCTGCGGATTGCGAAGGATCACGGGAAAGACCTGCTGCTGGACATCGATGTGCAGGGTGCTGTGCAGGTAATGAAGAAGATGCAGGAGGCAGTGTCGATCTTCATTGTGCCACCTAGTCCGGAGGTGCTGGAGAGGCGGCTGCGGAACAGGAGCGAGGCTGAGAACATGACGTCGGAGGTCGTGATTCAGAAGCGGTTGGCTGAGGCGCGGAATGAGTTGAAGCAGGTGTGGGACTACGAGTATGCGTTGGTGAACGATGTTCTGGATGAGGCTGTGGCGGAGATGCGGGCGATCGTTCTGGCGGAGCGCGGGGTCACCGATGGGGTAAAGGCACTTGCGGCAAGTTGCAGAACGGATGCGGCTTCGCCGAAGCTGCTGGCGGCCTTGAAAACTTTCGAAAGATAG
- a CDS encoding YicC/YloC family endoribonuclease, which yields MSEIYSMTGFASVRGSAGEGLGFTLTMKSVNHRFLDLSFRMPSYFDGLEAQIRKLLKDGLRRGHVDVTLQVERRVSTEVQLNADLLGAYVKAFREAASAHGIAGEPDLSALLRIPGVMSVESNVGLGETPELDAAVIEQIPVLVEKLNAARALEGAALGDDLLSSMQRLRAFGEEMAELRNGVREAQFERLRARLVELTQGVSVNEERVLTEASVLAEKSDIEEEIVRLRTHVDRFVALLDEGGELGKRLDFLLQELNREANTMLSKTNGATGENSLRITELGLEMKAVIEKAREQVQNIE from the coding sequence GTGAGCGAGATTTATTCGATGACGGGATTTGCTAGTGTGCGGGGTTCAGCCGGTGAGGGGCTGGGCTTTACGCTGACGATGAAGAGTGTGAATCATAGGTTTCTGGATCTGAGTTTCCGGATGCCTTCGTACTTTGATGGTCTGGAGGCGCAGATTCGAAAACTGTTGAAGGATGGGTTGCGGCGGGGGCATGTGGATGTGACGCTGCAGGTGGAGCGGCGGGTGAGCACTGAGGTTCAGCTGAATGCGGATTTGCTGGGTGCTTATGTGAAGGCGTTTCGTGAGGCGGCTAGTGCTCATGGGATTGCAGGTGAGCCCGATCTGAGCGCTTTGCTGCGGATTCCGGGGGTGATGAGTGTGGAGTCCAATGTGGGGTTGGGGGAGACGCCGGAGTTGGATGCAGCGGTGATCGAGCAGATTCCTGTTCTGGTGGAGAAGCTGAATGCTGCCAGGGCGCTCGAGGGCGCTGCGCTGGGAGATGATTTGCTGTCATCGATGCAGCGGTTGCGGGCGTTCGGGGAGGAGATGGCTGAGCTGCGGAATGGTGTGCGGGAGGCGCAGTTTGAGCGGCTGCGGGCGCGACTGGTGGAACTGACGCAGGGTGTTTCAGTGAATGAGGAGCGGGTGCTGACGGAGGCTTCGGTACTGGCAGAGAAGAGTGATATTGAAGAGGAGATTGTTCGACTGCGTACGCACGTGGATCGCTTTGTGGCGCTGCTGGATGAGGGTGGGGAACTGGGTAAGCGACTGGATTTTCTGTTGCAGGAGTTGAACCGCGAGGCTAACACGATGTTGTCGAAGACTAACGGGGCTACCGGCGAGAATAGTCTGCGGATCACGGAACTGGGGCTGGAGATGAAAGCTGTGATCGAGAAGGCGCGGGAGCAGGTCCAGAATATCGAGTAG